CAGCTGCCATTTGGCCGCTCGTCAGCGCCGCCCCCGGTGAAAGCCTCGGGGCGGCGCGGTTCATTTCAGGTGGGCGCGTCATCCGGCGTGCCTCGTTACGGAGTTGGGGCCCATGAAGGCGCTGATGAAGACCACCAAGGCCGCCAAGGCCTCCGAGGTCGAGAAGAAATGGCATCTCATCGATGCCGATGGTCTGGTCGTCGGGCGCGTCGCCACGATCATCGCCAATCTGCTGCGCGGCAAGCACAAGCCGCTGTTCACCCCGCATGCCGACATCGGCGACCATGTCGTGGTGATCAATGCGGACAAGGTCCGGTTCACCGGCAAGAAGCTCGGCGACAAGGTCTATTACCGCCACACCGGCTATGCCGGCGGCATCAAGTCGGTCACTGCGGCCAAGGTCCTCGAAGGCCGCTTCCCCGAGCGCGTGCTCGAGAAGGCCGTCGAGCGCATGATCCCGCGCGGCCCGCTCGGCCGTGAGCAGATGCGCCACCTTCACCTCTATGCCGGCACCGAGCATCCGCACGCCGGCCAGAACCCCGAAACCCTCGACGTCGCGGGCATGAACCGCAAGAACAAGGTGGGTGCCTGATGTCCGACAATCGTCAATCCCTCGCCGATCTCGCCCAGCTGACGGGCGCCGCCCAGGCTCCGGCTCCGGCCGCTGCCGACGCTCCGACCGAAGCGACCGCGGAAGCCGAAGCGCCGGTCTCCAACGAGCATGGCGTCGCCACCCAGGGCCCGCAGATCCAGGCAGTGCTTCGCGAGCAGCAGCTCGACAAGCAGGGCCGCGCTTACGCGACCGGCCGCCGCAAGGACGCCGTCGCCCGCGTCTGGCTGAAGCCCGGCACCGGCAAGATCATCGTCAACGGCCGCGATCAGACCGTCTATTTCGCGCGTCCGACGCTGCGCCTGATCATCAACCAGGTGTTCGACATCACCGAGCGCCGCGATCAGTATGACGTCGTCGCTACCGTCAAGGGCGGCGGTCTCTCCGGCCAGGCCGGTGCGGTCCGTCACGGCATCTCGACCGCGCTCACCCGCTACGAGCCGACCCTGCGCACCACGGTGAAGCGCGCCGGCTTCCTCACCCGCGATCCGCGCGTCGTCGAGCGCAAGAAGTACGGCCGCGCCAAGGCACGCCGCAGCTTCCAGTTCTCGAAGCGCTAAGAGATACGTCACGAAGCCTTCGCTTCGTGCCGGGCAACAAGAGGGTCGTCCTTCGGGGCGGCCCTTTTTTTGCGTCGCCTCGAAGTGGTACTTCGCGGCGGGATCGGAGAGCAGAACGGGGTCTTCTGAAGCCGGCCCATAATGGGTGAGGCGGGTCGCCTCCTCGGCCTTAGCCGTCATCCCAGCGAAAGCCGGGATCTCCCCGAAGACCTGCGTCGGCGTGGATGAAGCGCGCGGTGCCTCTTCCGACCTGAGATCCCAGCTGCAGTTCATCCTGAGCGTGTCGAAGGGCTGGGATGACGGGTCGGGGTATAGCGCGGTGGAGTCGCCCCCACTCACCGCAGCAGCCCCGCCTCAGGGCGCCGCCGGATGTGCAGGCGCGGCGCGGCGAGCGGCTTACCGACGATCTCCGCCAACGCATCGTCGATCCGGGGATAATCGAACCGGAAGCCGAGCGCGAGCGCACGCGCCGGCACGACATGCTGGCCGCCGAGGAGCAGCTCGTCGGCGAAGCCGCCGAGCGCGAGACGGAGCGGCGCCGCCGGCACCGGCAGGATTGCCGGCCGGCGCAGCGCCCGGCCGAGTGCCCGCACGAACGCGCGATTGTCGACCGGACCGGGCGCGGTGCCGTTGATCACGCCTTTGAAACGGGGATCGGCGATCGCGCGGACGATCAGACGGACGAGATCGTCGCGGTGGATCCAGCTCATCACCTGGCGGCCGTCGCCGAAGCGGCCGCCGAGCCCGAATTCGAACGGCGCCAGCATCCGGCTGAGCACGCCGCCCTCGCGCCCCAGCACCAGACCGGTGCGCAGGATCACGAGCCGTGCCCGGCCCGCGGCGGCGTTCCGGCCGGCCTGCTCCCACGCGGCGCAGACAGTGCGGCAGAAGCAATCGCTACCGGCGGCACCCTCGTCGAGCGGCTCGGCGCCGCGCAGGCCGTACCAGCCGATTGCGGAACCACTGACCATCACCTCCGGCGTGACCGCAAGCCGATCGATCAGGCGCCCGACCGCGGCGGTGACCGCGCGGCGTGAGTCGAGGATGCGCGCACGCTTGGCGGCGGTCCACAGGCCGTTGCCGATCGGCTCGCCGGCCAGATTGACGATCGCGTCGATGCGCGCGTCGGCGGCGATCTGATCGAGATCTGTGACGATCCGGATCGGTGCCGGGAGCGCGGCATCGCTCCCCCGGCTGCGAGTCAGCACGGTCACGTCGTGACCGGCGCCGACCAAGGCTTCGACCAGCCGCCGGCCGATGAAGCCGGTGCCGCCGGTGACCAGGATCGCGCGTCCCGGCGCGAGGCCGATGGCGAGGCGGGCAGCATCGCCGTCGCGCAGCCGCCGGGTGCGGGCTGCGGCGGCAAGATCGCGCACGCCCGTGACGAAGGTGCCGACCGTCGCCAGCGCGCAGAGCCAGCTCCACAGTCCGTAGGAGACCGGCGCGATCGCCGTGTCGCGCTGCGCCCAGCCGATGAGCACGGGAAGGAGGAAGGCGAGGATCGCGCCGTAATTGAGCGTCAGCAGCGCGTGGAGCACACGCTCGCTTGGCGGCAGCTTGCGGGTGCGGTCCTCCTCGACGAAATCCCATAAGGTGATCCCGGTCTCGGCGATCAGCAGCGCGATCAGGCCGACCGCCCAGGCGCCGTGCGGCACGGTCCAGCCGAGCGCGCCGAAGGCGATGCCGTAGGCCAGGTTCCGGATCCCGTGCAGCTGCAGCTCGCGGCGCTGGGAGGGACGCCAGGCGAGCCGCTCGATTCCTTCATGGTGAAGGAAGGTGTCGGTCGCGCCCATCACCATCTGGATGGCGACGAGGGTCCAGAGCAACTCGGTCATGGCGCGTCTCCCCTTTCGGGTCGCTCGTGAAAGATACCGACCTGGTGGACGAGCGCGCCCAACCAGGGGTGATGAAGGGCGAGGATGAAGGCGAACTGCCCGTCGCCGAGGTCGACATGACTGACCCGCATCCGCCCCGGCGCGAGCCAGTGCGGCAGGCGCAGGCGAACGCTGCCGATCCTGAGGAAATAATGGTCGCTGTCGAAATGGAGCGCCCCGGCCTCGACCCGCAGCACCAGGGCGATGCCGAAGCCGAGGCCGAGATATTCCTCGAGCCCCGTCGGTCCGGCGAAGCGCTTGGCGCTGTGGATGGCCTGCGGAAAGCCGCGGCGTCGGCCATAGATGCGGGTCCAGCATTGGCCACCGGTGGCCGGATCCTCGGTGACGCTGACCGCCGCCGGAACGCCGATCTCGCAGCCGAGCGGCAGCGGCGCCCCGACCAGCCGTGCGGCCTGCGTCAGCCACCAGCCGCACCGGCTCCGCTGCGCCTCGACGATCTCCCCGGCGTAGAGGATGACGTGGCCGCCGGCGGCGCGATGGGCGAAGCGGGCGCGCACCGCCTCGGGCAACGTGACCCAATCGGCCTCGCCGACCAGGCGGCGGAAGCGCAGGTCGCCGAGGGGGGGCGACGTCGGCGCAGCGGCCGCCGCGATCCCCACCTTCGCCGCTACGCCCCGCGCGATCATTTCTTCCTCCACTATCGTTGTTTCTGTAGAGACAGAAACGTATGGTCAAAAAAGGGATAGCGCGTTCAGCCGCTATCCTTCTCGGCCGCCGGCTTGCCGCGGCCGAAGCCGACCAGGCTGGCAACCTTGGCGCCCATCCGCACCAGCGCCATCAGCTTCGGTGCGGGCACGCCCAACATCTGGTCGTGCCAGCGGGTGAGCGAGGTCACGAATTCGTCCATCGCCGCCAGCCGCTTGCGCGCGATGTCGCTGACCCGCGGATCCTTGTCGGCGTCGGTGCGGCAGGCGCGCAGCGCCGCCGCCGCGGGATCGATCTCGCGCTCCTTGCGCCCCTGCGCGATCCGGGTCGCCATCTCCCACAGATCGGTTTCCGCTTCGAAATGGTCGCGCCGGTCGCCGAGCACCGGCACCCGCCGGATCAGCTTCCAGCCCTGCAACTCGCGAAGGCTGTTCGAAACGTTGGACCGCGCGATGCCGAGCGTCTCGGCAATGTCCTCCGCGGTCAGCGGCCGCTCCGCCAGATAGAGCAGGGCATGGATCTGGGCGACCGAGCGATTGACCCCCCATTGCCCGCCCATGTCCCCCCATTGGAGCACGAAGCGTTCCACCGCTGGCGGCATCGTACGAGTCGTGGCGGAGATTTCTGTCATGACAGAAACTTCGGACATTGCGCGAGGCTTGTCAAGGGAGTTCGCCACGACACTCGAGGGTCGCGCAATTGCCCGCGGTGCAGCGGATGACAGGAAGAGGCAGGAGAAAGGAGGGCTTCGACAGGCTCAGCCCGAACGGTGGTGGAAGACACCGGTCCGATCGCCGAATGTGCAACGAACCGAGCGGGCAGGGTCGCCCCCGCGCTCGGCACAACGGTTAAATCAAAGCCGTACCGCCCCCTCTATGCTCCGTTCGGGCTGAGCCTGTCGAAGCCCTTCCCTCTCCTTCCCGCTGTCTCCGCGATCGGCCCATTGGTCGGTCCCGATCTTCTCACCCCTTCGGCAAGATCCTCACGAGAGCAGGAACAACGCCGTTGTGCCCGCCCGGTGATGTTAGAGGCGCACCTTACCTCACCCCCAACACCGTTCGGGCTGAGCCTGTCGAAGCCCTTCCCTTCCCGCTGTCGCACGAGAGAGCCAGCTCTAGCCAAGCCTCCTCTTCGCCCCACTCAAGCCCTCGATCCAAATTCGCTTCGGCGCCCCAGCCCCTCACCCGTTGATCGTCTTCATCCCCTGCGCATGATAACGCTCGCCCGCGGCGGCGCCGGGTGGCAGCACCGCATCGATCCGCGCCAGATCCTCGGCCGAGAGGACGACGTCCAGGGCGCCGACATTCTCGTCGAGCCGCTCGGGCCGGCGCGTGCCCGGGATCGGCACGATGTCGTCGCCCTGCGCCAGCACCCAGGCGAGCGCGAGCTGGGCGGGCGTGCAGCCCTTGTCGGCGGCGATCGCCTCGATCTCGCGGACGAGCGCGAGATTGCTGTCGAAATTGGCGCCTTCGAAGCGCGGATGGTGGCGCCGCCAGTCGTCCTCGGCGAAATCGGCCGGGCTTTTGAACTGGCCGGTGAGGAAGCCGCGGCCAAGCGGACTGTAGGCGACATAGCCGATGCCGAGCTCGCGCACCGTCGGCAGCAATTCCGCTTCGGCATCGCGGCTCCACAGCGAATATTCGGTCTGCAGCGCCGCGATCGGATGGACCGCATGGGCGCGGCAGATCGTCTCCGGCGCCGCCTCGCTGAGCCCGAGGAAGCGCACCTTGCCCTGTGCCACCAGCTCGGCCATCGCGCCGACAGTTTCCTCGATCGGAACGTTGGGATCGACCCGGTGCTGATAATAGAGATCGATCACGTCCACCTTCAGCCGCTTGAGGCTCGCCTCGCAGGCCGAGCGGACATAATCGGGCGTGCCGCAGATGCCGCCGAAGCTGCCGTCCGCGCCGCGGACGTTGCCGAACTTGGTGGCGAGCACGACCTTGTCGCGGCGATCGGCGATGGCACGCCCGACCAGCTCTTCATTGCGGCCGACGCCGTACATGTCGGCGGTGTCGAGGAAGTCGACGCCGCGCTCGATCGCATGGTGTATGGTCGCGATCGACCGGGCATCGTCGCCGGCGCCGTAGAATTCGGACATGCCCATGCAGCCGAGGCCGAGCGCCGAGACTTCGAGACCGCTGCTGCCGAGGGTTCGTCTCGTGATCATGTGAAGGCTCCTTCCCGCTTTCCCCGCGCAACGAGCGGAAGCCGTTCCGGCTCCCGCCCCCCGATCGGCGCGCGCGTCAGTCGGCAATCACCGGCGGACCGCCGGCGGCGCCCGCCTTGGGCTTGCGCAGCAGCAGGACGAGCGGCAGCGCGCACAGGGTCACCAGCATCATCGCGTGGAAATCGTCGAGATAGGCGATCATCAGCGCCTGCCGGTTGATCTCGGCATCGAGCATCGCCGTCACGCTGTCGCCGAAGCTGCCGAGCATCTGCGCGATCGTCGGATCGGCCACCTGCATCGTGTAGGGCGTGACATGGGCGGCGAGATCGGAATGGCTGACCTGGAGATTGCGGGCGAGCAGGAAGGTGACCATCGAGATGCCGATCGAGCCGCCGATGTTGCGCGCGAGGTTGAACAGAGCGGCGGCGGTGGTGCGATATTGCGGCGGCAGCGATGAGAAAGCGAGCGCCTGCAGCGGCACGAAGATGAGGCCGAGGCCGATCCCCTGGACGAAGCCGCTGACGATCACCGGATGCGCGTCCATCTGCAGCGAGAAGCCAGACATCTGCCACAGCGACAAGGCCATCGCCGAGATGCCGCCGAAGATCAGCAGCCGCCCGTCGACTTTGCCGGTCAGCCGGCCGGCGACCATCATCGACACCAGAGTGCCGACGCCGCGCGGCGCGGTCAGGAAGCCCGAATCGAGCACCGAATAGCCGAGCAGCCGCTGCAGCAAGGGCGGCAGCAAGGCGAGGCCGGCGAGCAGCAGCACGCCGGTGACCGCCATGAACAGCAGGGAGACGGCGAAGGTGCGGTCGGCGAACATCTTGGGGTCGAAGATCGGCTCGCGCGCGGTCATCAGGTGGACGACGAACATCCAGGCGCCGGCAATGGCGAGGCCGAGCTCGATCCGGATCTCCCAGCTTTGCAGCCAATCCAGCTGCTCGCCGCGATCGAGCATCATCTGCAGGCTGCCGAGCGCCAGCGCCAGGAGCGCGAAGCCGAACAGGTCGAACCGTCTCCTGTTAGTGGGGAAGCTCGGCATGTAGCGAAGCAGGATCAGAGTGCAGAGGATACCCACCGGCAGATTGACCAGGAACACCCAGCGCCAGCTGAAATTGTCGGTCAGCCAGCCGCCGAGCACCGGCCCGAGGATCGGCCCGATCATCACCCCCATGCCGAACATCGCCATCGCCCGCGCATGTTTCTCGGGCGGGTTGAT
The nucleotide sequence above comes from Sphingosinicella sp. BN140058. Encoded proteins:
- the rplM gene encoding 50S ribosomal protein L13; this translates as MKALMKTTKAAKASEVEKKWHLIDADGLVVGRVATIIANLLRGKHKPLFTPHADIGDHVVVINADKVRFTGKKLGDKVYYRHTGYAGGIKSVTAAKVLEGRFPERVLEKAVERMIPRGPLGREQMRHLHLYAGTEHPHAGQNPETLDVAGMNRKNKVGA
- a CDS encoding GbsR/MarR family transcriptional regulator, producing MTEISATTRTMPPAVERFVLQWGDMGGQWGVNRSVAQIHALLYLAERPLTAEDIAETLGIARSNVSNSLRELQGWKLIRRVPVLGDRRDHFEAETDLWEMATRIAQGRKEREIDPAAAALRACRTDADKDPRVSDIARKRLAAMDEFVTSLTRWHDQMLGVPAPKLMALVRMGAKVASLVGFGRGKPAAEKDSG
- a CDS encoding TIGR01777 family oxidoreductase; its protein translation is MTELLWTLVAIQMVMGATDTFLHHEGIERLAWRPSQRRELQLHGIRNLAYGIAFGALGWTVPHGAWAVGLIALLIAETGITLWDFVEEDRTRKLPPSERVLHALLTLNYGAILAFLLPVLIGWAQRDTAIAPVSYGLWSWLCALATVGTFVTGVRDLAAAARTRRLRDGDAARLAIGLAPGRAILVTGGTGFIGRRLVEALVGAGHDVTVLTRSRGSDAALPAPIRIVTDLDQIAADARIDAIVNLAGEPIGNGLWTAAKRARILDSRRAVTAAVGRLIDRLAVTPEVMVSGSAIGWYGLRGAEPLDEGAAGSDCFCRTVCAAWEQAGRNAAAGRARLVILRTGLVLGREGGVLSRMLAPFEFGLGGRFGDGRQVMSWIHRDDLVRLIVRAIADPRFKGVINGTAPGPVDNRAFVRALGRALRRPAILPVPAAPLRLALGGFADELLLGGQHVVPARALALGFRFDYPRIDDALAEIVGKPLAAPRLHIRRRPEAGLLR
- the rpsI gene encoding 30S ribosomal protein S9 — its product is MSDNRQSLADLAQLTGAAQAPAPAAADAPTEATAEAEAPVSNEHGVATQGPQIQAVLREQQLDKQGRAYATGRRKDAVARVWLKPGTGKIIVNGRDQTVYFARPTLRLIINQVFDITERRDQYDVVATVKGGGLSGQAGAVRHGISTALTRYEPTLRTTVKRAGFLTRDPRVVERKKYGRAKARRSFQFSKR
- a CDS encoding aldo/keto reductase is translated as MITRRTLGSSGLEVSALGLGCMGMSEFYGAGDDARSIATIHHAIERGVDFLDTADMYGVGRNEELVGRAIADRRDKVVLATKFGNVRGADGSFGGICGTPDYVRSACEASLKRLKVDVIDLYYQHRVDPNVPIEETVGAMAELVAQGKVRFLGLSEAAPETICRAHAVHPIAALQTEYSLWSRDAEAELLPTVRELGIGYVAYSPLGRGFLTGQFKSPADFAEDDWRRHHPRFEGANFDSNLALVREIEAIAADKGCTPAQLALAWVLAQGDDIVPIPGTRRPERLDENVGALDVVLSAEDLARIDAVLPPGAAAGERYHAQGMKTING
- a CDS encoding DUF4166 domain-containing protein; this translates as MIARGVAAKVGIAAAAAPTSPPLGDLRFRRLVGEADWVTLPEAVRARFAHRAAGGHVILYAGEIVEAQRSRCGWWLTQAARLVGAPLPLGCEIGVPAAVSVTEDPATGGQCWTRIYGRRRGFPQAIHSAKRFAGPTGLEEYLGLGFGIALVLRVEAGALHFDSDHYFLRIGSVRLRLPHWLAPGRMRVSHVDLGDGQFAFILALHHPWLGALVHQVGIFHERPERGDAP
- a CDS encoding DHA2 family efflux MFS transporter permease subunit, encoding MASAAASASAVAAPERPALDRAEHVIVSIALMMAVLLQVLDTTIANVALPHMMASMSATQETINWVLTSYIVASAIAIPITGWLADRVGRRRLFIASVVTFTFASVLCAMAQNLPEMVAFRALQGVSGAFLVPIAQAVLFDINPPEKHARAMAMFGMGVMIGPILGPVLGGWLTDNFSWRWVFLVNLPVGILCTLILLRYMPSFPTNRRRFDLFGFALLALALGSLQMMLDRGEQLDWLQSWEIRIELGLAIAGAWMFVVHLMTAREPIFDPKMFADRTFAVSLLFMAVTGVLLLAGLALLPPLLQRLLGYSVLDSGFLTAPRGVGTLVSMMVAGRLTGKVDGRLLIFGGISAMALSLWQMSGFSLQMDAHPVIVSGFVQGIGLGLIFVPLQALAFSSLPPQYRTTAAALFNLARNIGGSIGISMVTFLLARNLQVSHSDLAAHVTPYTMQVADPTIAQMLGSFGDSVTAMLDAEINRQALMIAYLDDFHAMMLVTLCALPLVLLLRKPKAGAAGGPPVIAD